In a single window of the Zea mays cultivar B73 chromosome 5, Zm-B73-REFERENCE-NAM-5.0, whole genome shotgun sequence genome:
- the LOC103628395 gene encoding uncharacterized protein At4g18257, producing MPPKELTGFYYDLEKNRYIPIRGPIPGALWHPRESTALGDDSPKRSVIVLSKFVSCSPSLSSAIRVNPWSVESVEEAMNAALRMPEAEQWLWDKLELKAMKDGSANYATLEKKAKLYEKLSRGELPDEEDKEKYCVDFFQKGFDRVYEPQIPECSHRATDGAEPVNDHEDSMPNAKPLDLGRAGTTIDRDEHKRFVREVHEEVTEARQKASTVRSRRQEQDAARREKLSQAYLKKRLEKLIAEKQNMEVAVERSLWSLSSGRDRWIG from the exons ATGCCGCCCAAAG AGCTGACGGGGTTCTACTACGACCTAGAGAAGAATCGCTACATCCCCATCAGGGGCCCCATCCCCGGCGCGCTTTGGCACCCCCGG GAGAGCACCGCGCTCGGAGACGACTCGCCCAAGCGGAGCGTCATCGTGCTCTCGAAGTTCGTCAGTTGCTCCCCGTCCCTGAGCAGCGCGATCCGCGTCAACCCGTGGAGCGTGGAGTCCGTGGAGGAGGCCATGAACGCCGCGTTGCGGATGCCGGAGGCCGAGCAGTGGCTATG GGATAAGCTGGAGCTTAAAGCCATGAAAGACGGTTCTGCAAACTATGCTACTTTGGAAAAGAAAGCAAAGTTGTATGAAAAGTTATCCAGAGGCGAGCTACCTGATGAAGAAGACAAGGAGAAATACTGTGTGGATTTCTTCCAAAAAGGTTTCGATCGTGTCTATGAGCCTCAGATACCAGAGTGTAGCCATAGAGCCACTGATGGTGCGGAACCAGTAAACGATCATGAAGATTCTATGCCTAATGCCAAACCATTGGACCTTGGCCGAGCAGGCACTACAATCGACAGAGATGAACACAAGCGCTTTGTGAG GGAAGTTCATGAGGAAGTAACTGAGGCAAGGCAGAAGGCCTCAACGGTAAGATCTCGACGACAAGAGCAGGATGCTGCTCGTCGAGAGAAACTCAGCCAAGCTTACCTGAAGAAACGATTGGAGAAGTTGATTGCTGAAAAACag AACATGGAGGTGGCGGTTGAGAGGAGCTTGTGGAGCCTGTCAAGTGGCAGGGACCGATGGATAGGCTAG